From a single Anaerolineales bacterium genomic region:
- a CDS encoding DUF3467 domain-containing protein, whose amino-acid sequence MSDSSHPTPPAPRPIPLELPAALEPIYSNLALIGHSPAEIVIDFARMLPGMPKARVAARVVLTPLCAKALMRALADNIAKFEKQYGEIHLPEGPSLAEQLFGKPTGDPAPESPKEG is encoded by the coding sequence ATGAGCGATTCTTCGCACCCGACTCCGCCCGCTCCGCGTCCGATTCCGCTCGAACTTCCGGCGGCGCTCGAGCCGATCTACTCCAACTTGGCGCTGATCGGCCACTCGCCGGCGGAAATCGTGATCGATTTCGCACGCATGCTGCCGGGAATGCCCAAGGCGCGGGTGGCCGCGCGCGTGGTGCTCACCCCGCTGTGCGCCAAGGCGCTGATGCGCGCGCTGGCCGACAACATCGCCAAATTCGAAAAACAATACGGCGAGATCCACCTCCCGGAAGGTCCTTCGCTGGCCGAGCAATTGTTCGGCAAGCCGACCGGGGATCCGGCGCCCGAAAGCCCGAAGGAAGGATGA